AGTATATGACTCGTTTTTATAGCTTTTGCTACAAACTGGACAAGAATTATTTATTCCATCCTTATTGGAACAAATGGTTTTGCTATTGTAATTTGTTTCTCCCATTAAAGAGTTTGATATGTATGCATATTCGTAGTTTTCTGTTTGAACATATTCATCACATTCCGTTGCGCAGCCAAAAGATTTTTGAAACACTACTTTATATTTAATGAAAGATTTTGGTAAACCTAAAGAAAACATATTCATATCTGAAAAGATTAATTTATTTTCTTTAAAAATAAAATTGTAATTATTAAATTCATCTTCACTGTCTCCTGGTGAAATAGATATTACACGGTAGATTCCGATTGTTGAATCAAAGGTTACTGTGCCAGTATTTTCGGTTAACTTAAATGTTCTTTTATCTTTCTCAGAATTATAATCGATTTTCTCAAAGGAAGGGATTAGTTTTCTGAATCCACTTATCGTTTTTTCATTTTCTATTGGATTTGTAAATGCATCCTCATGTATAAGAAAACCGGAAAATGAATAACCAACTATATCGTAATGTTTAATTTTCATCCACTTACCATTTTTTCCATCAATTGTCATTTCTT
This sequence is a window from Leptospira montravelensis. Protein-coding genes within it:
- a CDS encoding SH3 domain-containing protein; amino-acid sequence: MKKILIIIIGTTFFFNYCKKSNNEKNLTVIKPIKMIVNANGGLRIRKLPDINSEKIGLIPDGSVIESYGDVLQEMTIDGKNGKWMKIKHYDIVGYSFSGFLIHEDAFTNPIENEKTISGFRKLIPSFEKIDYNSEKDKRTFKLTENTGTVTFDSTIGIYRVISISPGDSEDEFNNYNFIFKENKLIFSDMNMFSLGLPKSFIKYKVVFQKSFGCATECDEYVQTENYEYAYISNSLMGETNYNSKTICSNKDGINNSCPVCSKSYKNESYTFQKKWIANLDGSIKEVIYEDKSISDL